One region of Primulina tabacum isolate GXHZ01 chromosome 1, ASM2559414v2, whole genome shotgun sequence genomic DNA includes:
- the LOC142519572 gene encoding aspartic proteinase Asp1-like, with the protein MMGKKFIFMLLFVVLSVMCWGCSGQQQQKWRKLKPSESCPSGISKAGSSSVVFPLYGNVYPNGFYFVQVFVGYPPKPYFLDPDTGSDLTWLQCDAPCVRCTPGFHPLYRPSNDLVICKDPLCASLHSSDYKCDTPEQCDYEVEYADGGSSLGVLVNDFFTLNLTSATKMSPRLTLGCGYDQLSGSSDHPLDGVLGLGRGKSSIVSQLRDQGVVKNVVGHCLSGKGGFLFFGDDAYDFSRVTWTPMSRDHTKYYSAGLAELLFGGKSTGFKNLNVIFDSGSSYTYFDSQIYHTLLSLIKKETTKNSLKEATDDRTLPFCWKGKKPFKSTREVRSYFKTLTFSFANGWRSKAQFEINPESYLIISSKGNACLGILNGTDVGLNNFNMIGDISMQDKVLIYDNEKQKIGWTPANCEQHPKSNFEARIPLSAHDVHSF; encoded by the exons atgaTGGGGAAAAAGTTTATCTTTATGCTATTATTTGTGGTGTTGAGTGTGATGTGTTGGGGTTGTAGTGGTCAGCAGCAACAGAAATGGAGGAAATTGAAGCCTTCTGAAAGCTGCCCATCAGGAATCAGTAAAGCTGGCTCATCTTCAGTGGTATTCCCACTCTATGGGAATGTTTATCCCAATGG GTTTTATTTTGTCCAAGTTTTTGTAGGATACCCTCCAAAGCCGTATTTTCTTGATCCAGACACAGGCAGTGACCTGACTTGGCTTCAATGTGACGCCCCTTGTGTTCGTTGCACCCCG GGATTTCACCCACTATACCGACCTAGCAACGACCTTGTTATCTGTAAAGACCCTCTTTGTGCATCTTTGCACTCAAGTGATTATAAATGTGACACTCCAGAGCAATGTGATTATGAGGTTGAGTATGCAGATGGAGGTTCATCCCTTGGTGTTCTTGTCAATGATTTCTTCACCCTCAATCTCACTTCAGCAACAAAAATGAGTCCTCGTTTAACTCTTGG GTGTGGATATGATCAGTTATCAGGATCATCCGATCACCCCTTAGATGGAGTGCTCGGCCTTGGAAGAGGAAAATCGAGCATTGTGTCACAGCTTCGTGATCAGGGAGTAGTGAAAAATGTTGTTGGCCACTGTCTAAGTGGAAAAGGCGGGTTTCTTTTCTTTGGAGATGATGCTTATGATTTTTCACGAGTTACGTGGACACCCATGTCCCGTGATCACAC AAAGTATTATTCAGCTGGATTGGCAGAACTTCTTTTTGGCGGGAAAAGCACAGGGTTCAAGAATCTTAACGTAATTTTCGACAGTGGGAGTTCTTACACATACTTCGATTCTCAGATTTACCACACTCTCCTTTCTTTG ATAAAGAAAGAAACAACCAAGAACTCGTTAAAAGAAGCAACGGACGACCGTACCCTTCCATTCTGCTGGAAAGGCAAGAAACCTTTCAAGAGTACCCGCGAAGTCCGAAGCTACTTCAAGACTTTAACATTCAGCTTTGCCAATGGTTGGAGATCTAAAGCTCAGTTCGAGATCAACCCTGAATCATATCTTATAATCTCT TCAAAGGGCAATGCTTGTTTGGGAATCTTGAATGGAACAGATGTGGGATTGAACAATTTCAACATGATTGGAG ATATATCAATGCAGGATAAAGTTTTAATCTATGACAATGAGAAGCAAAAAATTGGGTGGACGCCTGCCAATTGCGAACAGCACCCGAAATCCAACTTTGAAGCCAGAATCCCATTATCAGCACATGATGTACATAGCTTTTAG